Below is a window of Deinococcota bacterium DNA.
GGCTCGCCAAGACCGGCGGCAGGCCGAGCTCGCGGCAGAGCCGCGCGACCTCGGCGGGCGGTGCGGGCGCGCGCAAGAGCCAGCGCGGGCTTAACGGGTCGGCAGCGGGGTCGGCGAGGGGCTGGGGCTGGGCCATGCTAACGCAGGTCCTCGAGGCTCAGCGTGCGGTCGGGGATGACTGGCTCGCCGGGGTCCGGCGGTCGAAACCCGCTCAGCCCCAAGTCGCGCTCGAGGCCCTTCAGTCGCTCCTCGAGCGCGCGCTTCTCGCGCCCGAGCCGCCGGAGCCGTGGCAGCAAGAGCGCCCAGGCGAGAGCAGCGCCCAGGAGAAGCGCGGCCAGGATTGCTGGCGCGGGCGGCAGCGAGCCGAGCAGCGGCAGACTGAGGAGCTGCGGGTTCAAGCTGTGCAACCAGACGAGATAGAGACCCAGCAACAGCATCAAGACGACAACAACGAGTTTCACCCGCACCTCCGAGGTTCAGTCTAACGCGGCCTTGCGGTCGGCGGCAAATCTCCCGTTCGGCCGCTTCACCCCCACTGCTTTCGGTATTGCCCTGCATCAGCCAAGCTAGGGGTGAGCTTGTGACGTGCAGGTGTTGTGCTCTAAAAACCGTGACCCGAGAAGCAGGCCCGACACGGGGTTTGCACGACAGCCACAGCCATCTTGCAGCTCTCGGAAGGGCTGGTGAGTTATGTCATGAAGCACTCCTAAAATCTCGTTATGGACGTAAAGGTAGGGTAGTAACGGAAAACGTTAGAATCGGGCAAGTTGTGTGGCGAGAAACACATCTTGCAATACCTTAATATTTAAGGTATTATCTGCGCATGACACTAGAGCGAGAGTCAACAGGATGATTCTGCGCGACTACGGCGAACCGCAGCGGCGCGGCGTCGATATGAACGCGCCCTGCAAGGTCTTCGGCTGGCCCAACATGGTGGTACAGGCATGCGCAGAAGCGGTCTTCTATCCCGAGCATGTGAGCCCCCTCTCCATCAAGACCGTCCTTTCCGGCTGCGAGGTCAACGAGGTCGGGCGCGCCCGCTTTGCCGTCACCAAGGAACGCTACCTTCTCCTCAACGACGGACAACGCCACGCCCACGCGGTAGACGAAGGCACCGAGGTCTTCACCGTGATGTTTCGCACGGGGTTTGCCAGCGAGGTCTTGGCGAGCCTCATCACGCCGAGCGAGCGGTTGCTTGACGACCCCGAAGGCGCACCCGAACCCGTTAGGTTTTTTGAGCGAACTTACCCCCACGACCCCGTTCTAAGGTCGCTGCTAGGGAAATTGCAGAGGAGATTTAAGGATATCGGGGCAAGCCAGGACGACCTCGAGAACGACTTCCACCCCCTCTTAGAACGCCTCTTGGAACTCCACCAAGGTGTCTACCGTGAAGCCCTAAAACTCCCTGCCGTACGCCACGCCACCCGAGTAGAACTCTATCGGCGGCTCTGGCGCGCTCGAGACTTTATCGAGGCGAGCTTCACAACGCCCATCGACCTCGCCGCCATCGCCGCTGCCGCCGCCCTCTCACCGCACCACCTCTTGCGCCTCTTTAAGAAGGTTTACGGCGAGACGCCTCACCGGTATGTGCAACGAAGACGGCTCGAGCACGCCCGTCTCTTGCTGCTGAACAGCGACCGCAGCGTGACCGACGTCTGTTTCGATGTAGGCTTTGAAAGTTTGGGCTCGTTCAGCACGCTATTCAAAACGCGCTTAGGCGTCTCCCCGGCCCTCTACCGCACCACCTCGCTGCGCGCCACCGAGAAGCAATCCCCCTTCGCCCTTCGGTAAAGTCGTCTAATACCCCATTTGGGGCACATAGCTAGGGGTTTGCGCGGGTCATTTGGTCAAGGAAACAGCCGGATAGCCAACGGGATTCGGTCGGAACTTTATACCCTTGCGGTGCACCCCTTCCCTAGCTACGCGTGCTAAGGTAGCCCTCGAGCGCCTCGTTTACCACGGCGTTAAGGCGCTTGCCACTCCTCTCGGCGTGCAGCGCCGCGCGCCGGTGGAGATCGGGGCTGGTTCGGACGTTGAACGACCCCCTAAAGGGTACGTTCGGCGCGACCCCGCGCGCTTGGCAGCTTGCAAGATAACCGTCTACCGCCTCGACAAAGGCGGCGCGCAGGTCGGTCACGGTGTCGGCTTCGTAGACCACCTTATCGCGGATGTACTCGAGCTTGCCCCAAAATACCCCGTCCTCCTCGCTGAGCCGTGCGCTACCGTAATAACCTCTGTGCTCCATCAAAAACCTCCTTCGTCGAGCGCTTCGATACCCGTTTCACAGGGCACCTTCACGATGTCGATAGCGTAGCGTTTTAAGGTGCGTCCACCGTGTGGCTCGTGCAAGCTGATGTTCGGCGCTACCGGGTGGAAGAACTTACGCCTCGAGCCGCCGCCTTTCTCCTCCTCGTAACCCAAGCCGATGAGCAAGGTTCTAAGCTCGCCCCAGGTGAAGTCGTTGGGTCGGGTGCGGAGCCGCTCGAGCCGTTTGCTACGCTTGCCCATGTCTTATTGTAACTGATTTTGTAACCGTAAGCAGGCGGGCTGTGCTAGTCCCAATCCTCGAGCTTTTTACCGCACGCCGCCTAAACGCGCAATTTTCGAGAAGCAATCCCCTTCACCCTTCGGTAACATTCACTCAGGAGGTTGGACATGAGCATCACCAAGCTGTACTCGGCTCCCATCTTTGTAAACGATCTGGACCAAGCCATCGACTTCTACGTGAACAAACTCGGCTTTGAGAAGCGCATTGACGAACCCTTTGACGAGGAGAGACACCGCTGGGTAGAGGTTGTACCCAAAGGCTCAGACACCGCCCTCATCCTCACCCACGGCTACGGCGGCTGGAGCCCGGAAAAAGTTGGCGGCAACAGCGGCCTGATGTTCAGTGTAGACGACATGGCGAGCACCTTTGAGACCCTAAAGGCACAAGGGGTGTCGTTTAAGGGCGAGCCCGACATCACCCCGTTCGGCATCTT
It encodes the following:
- a CDS encoding lipopolysaccharide assembly protein LapA domain-containing protein, with the translated sequence MKLVVVVLMLLLGLYLVWLHSLNPQLLSLPLLGSLPPAPAILAALLLGAALAWALLLPRLRRLGREKRALEERLKGLERDLGLSGFRPPDPGEPVIPDRTLSLEDLR
- a CDS encoding AraC family transcriptional regulator; translated protein: MILRDYGEPQRRGVDMNAPCKVFGWPNMVVQACAEAVFYPEHVSPLSIKTVLSGCEVNEVGRARFAVTKERYLLLNDGQRHAHAVDEGTEVFTVMFRTGFASEVLASLITPSERLLDDPEGAPEPVRFFERTYPHDPVLRSLLGKLQRRFKDIGASQDDLENDFHPLLERLLELHQGVYREALKLPAVRHATRVELYRRLWRARDFIEASFTTPIDLAAIAAAAALSPHHLLRLFKKVYGETPHRYVQRRRLEHARLLLLNSDRSVTDVCFDVGFESLGSFSTLFKTRLGVSPALYRTTSLRATEKQSPFALR
- a CDS encoding type II toxin-antitoxin system HicB family antitoxin, with the protein product MEHRGYYGSARLSEEDGVFWGKLEYIRDKVVYEADTVTDLRAAFVEAVDGYLASCQARGVAPNVPFRGSFNVRTSPDLHRRAALHAERSGKRLNAVVNEALEGYLSTRS
- a CDS encoding type II toxin-antitoxin system HicA family toxin — protein: MGKRSKRLERLRTRPNDFTWGELRTLLIGLGYEEEKGGGSRRKFFHPVAPNISLHEPHGGRTLKRYAIDIVKVPCETGIEALDEGGF
- a CDS encoding VOC family protein codes for the protein MSITKLYSAPIFVNDLDQAIDFYVNKLGFEKRIDEPFDEERHRWVEVVPKGSDTALILTHGYGGWSPEKVGGNSGLMFSVDDMASTFETLKAQGVSFKGEPDITPFGIFATFKDPDGNAFTLHQEVRE